The Actinomadura graeca nucleotide sequence GGTGGCACGTGCAGATGCACGTGCATCGGAACAAGCTTCGCACGTTCCGACGGATTCGGAAGGGTGTTTAGGGGTGGCCAGATCGCCGATCCATGGAAGAATCCGGCCATGCACCGCGTCGTGGTCCTGGCCCTCGAAGGCGTGTACCCGTTCGAGCTGAGCATCCCGATCCGGATCTTCGGATCCGCCGAATCCGCGTCCGGAGAACCTCTCTACGAGGTCCTGACCTGCGGACTCGACGACGGGCCCGTCCGGGCCAAGGCCGACTTCTCCATTGCCGTCCACCACGGCGCCGAGGTGGTCGGCACCGCCGACACCCTGGTCATCCCGCCGTTCGGCCATGGCCCCGAGGACGAGATGGACTGGTACCCGCCGCCCCTCGCCGCCGCCCTCGCCCGCCTCCGCCCGGGGGCCCGCATCGTCTCGATCTGCACCGCCTCCTACGCCCTGGCCGCCGCCGGCCTGCTGGACGGCCGCCCGGCGACCACCCACTGGAACCAGGCGGCCCGCTTCCAGCGGATGTACCCCAAGGTCAAAGTCGATCCGGACGTCCTGTTCGTGGACGACGGCGACGTCCTCACCTCGGCCGGGGTCGCCGCCGGCATCGACCTGTGCATGCACATCGTCCGCCGCGACCACGGCAGCGAGGCCGCCAACCGGGTCGCGCGCCGCTGTGTCGTCCCCCCGTGGCGCGAGGGCGGGCAGGCCCAGTTCATCGAGCGTCCCGTCCCCGGGCCGTCCGCGGCCACGACGTCCGCGACCCGCGAATGGGCGCTCGCGCGCCTGCACCGGCCCCTCTCGCTCACCGAGCTGGCCGGTCACGCCCGCATGAGCGTCCGGACGTTCTCCCGGAGATTCCGGGACGAGGTGGGCATGACACCCGGCCAGTGGCTCACCCAGCAGCGCGTCGAGCTGGCACGCCGCCTGCTGGAGACCACCGACCTGCCGGTGGACCGCATCGCGGACGAGTCGGGCTTCGGCACGTCCGCCTCCCTCCGGCAGCACCTGGTCGCCACGATCGGTGTGCCGCCCTCGACGTACCGCCACACGTTCCGCGCCGTCCTGACGGACCGCGCCGACGGGACCGACCGTACCGACGGGACCGACCGTACCGACGAAACCGACCGCGCCGAGGAGCCCGTGAGGGCCGAGGAGCCCGTGAGGTAGGCGGCCCGCCGCTCACGGACGGGGGAACTGCGTGGTCCCACTCGTGATGGCCCACCGCTCGTGGTCCATCCACGTGCCATCGATACAGATGAAGTCCGGCGAATAGCCCTCATTGCGGAAATTCAGCCGCTTGACCAGATTCAATGAGGCGATGTTACCGGGCTGGATGTCGGCCTCGACCCGATGCAGCCGCAATTCTCCGAACGCATAGTCCAGGAGCAATCCGACGCCCTCGGTCATGTAACCCAGCCCGGCGGTGGACGCGAACGCCCCGTACCCGATCACCCCGCGATGGTAGGGGTGCCGGACGATCTCGTTGAGATTAACGAAACCGACCATTTCCCCGCTCTGGCGGAGGCAAAGGACAAAGCCATCCGCCACGGTCTGATCGAACCGGGTCAGGTACGTGCGGAACTCGCCCGGCGTGCCGGGGACCACGATCCAGGGACGGTGCAGGGCCCGGCTCGCCTTGACACCCGCGATGAATTCGCCCTGGTCGGTGGCCGTCACCCGGCGGAGCGCGACCCTGTTCCCCTGACGCAGGTACGGGGCCTTCGTCTCCCTTCTCACGGTCACAAAGGTACACCCGCGAGTATTCGACCGTCCGAGATGCTGCTTCCGACCACATTGCCCTGACGGCAAGCCCGGATGGCCACTGGCCACCCAAGAACACGACCGTCTCGCCGGAGTACCGCACAGCAGGACTTCCATAACCGTACGGCGAATATTCTGTCGTTGCCGAGGCCGTTTCTTTTCCCGTATGCGGCTACTTCGCGTCGGCTACCTCGGCGTCGGCGGCACCGTCCACGAGGCGCCGCCCGGGGTGATCACCGTCCCGCGTCCCGGCGAGCCGCCCCCCACCCCCCCCGAAACGACATCGGCGGGGGTCAGGCGGGGTCGCGGCGCAGCACGATGAGGGCGACGTCGTCCTCGCGGTGCCCGAACTCGTCCAGGACCTGGTCGCAGTATTTCTCCAGGTCGTCGTCCAGCGGCATCAGCCGCAGCCGCTCCAGGTTGTCGGTCAGCGGGACGTCGCGGTCCTCGATGAGGCCGTCGGTGAAGAGGGCGACCACGCCGCCGGGCGGGATCGCGGTGCGTTCGATCCGCACGTCGCTGAGCGGGAAGCCGAGCAGCACCCCGCCGCCCTCGCCGAACCAGGACCGTCCGCCGTCGTGGAACAGCGGCGGCAGGTGCCCCGCGCTGGCGATCTGGAGGTCGCCGGTGGCGGGGTCGAGCGTCATCAGGCAGACGGTCGCGGACTGGTCGTCGTGGTAGCGCTCGAACACGCTGTTGAGCCGGACGAGGATCGTCTCGGCGTCGTGCCCCTCGTCGGCGAAGGCGCGCAGCGCGTGCCTGACCTCGGCCATCACCGTCGCGGCCCGCAGCGAATGGCCCTGGACGTCGCCGATGGCGATCAGCACGTGGCCGCCGAAGTCCAGGACCTCGTAGAAGTCGCCGCCGATCTCGGCCTGGTCGCTGGCGGGCTCGTAGCGGACGGCGAACCTCCAGCCCGGCACGTGCGGCGACCGGGTCGGCAGCAGGCTGCGCTGGAGGGTCAGCGCGAGCGCGTGCTCCTCGGCGTAGGACCGCAGCGCCTCCACGGCCAGCGCGACGGTCTGGCCGAGCTGGCGGAGCAGGTTGGTCTCGTCCTCGCTCATCGCGTCGCG carries:
- a CDS encoding GlxA family transcriptional regulator, which codes for MHRVVVLALEGVYPFELSIPIRIFGSAESASGEPLYEVLTCGLDDGPVRAKADFSIAVHHGAEVVGTADTLVIPPFGHGPEDEMDWYPPPLAAALARLRPGARIVSICTASYALAAAGLLDGRPATTHWNQAARFQRMYPKVKVDPDVLFVDDGDVLTSAGVAAGIDLCMHIVRRDHGSEAANRVARRCVVPPWREGGQAQFIERPVPGPSAATTSATREWALARLHRPLSLTELAGHARMSVRTFSRRFRDEVGMTPGQWLTQQRVELARRLLETTDLPVDRIADESGFGTSASLRQHLVATIGVPPSTYRHTFRAVLTDRADGTDRTDGTDRTDETDRAEEPVRAEEPVR
- a CDS encoding GNAT family N-acetyltransferase, which produces MRRETKAPYLRQGNRVALRRVTATDQGEFIAGVKASRALHRPWIVVPGTPGEFRTYLTRFDQTVADGFVLCLRQSGEMVGFVNLNEIVRHPYHRGVIGYGAFASTAGLGYMTEGVGLLLDYAFGELRLHRVEADIQPGNIASLNLVKRLNFRNEGYSPDFICIDGTWMDHERWAITSGTTQFPRP